The Grimontia kaedaensis genome has a window encoding:
- a CDS encoding LysR substrate-binding domain-containing protein, with translation MEFLSGDDSVNVVFTHFQLRVDMIEALCHLAHQNAGIAILPQHIAEPGLRSGALVQLFPNWSLRELGRYTVCPDEA, from the coding sequence ATGGAGTTTTTGTCTGGCGATGATTCAGTGAATGTCGTATTCACTCACTTTCAATTGAGAGTCGACATGATAGAGGCACTTTGCCATCTTGCCCACCAAAATGCAGGAATTGCGATCTTGCCTCAGCACATCGCTGAACCAGGATTGAGATCCGGTGCCTTAGTACAACTTTTCCCTAATTGGTCGCTTCGCGAGCTGGGACGCTATACGGTTTGTCCGGATGAAGCCTGA
- a CDS encoding LysR family transcriptional regulator, with protein sequence MMFLATAELGSLNEAAKAHGMSKSKFSRRISQLEEDLGVKLFHRVSNRLLLTQAGMDYQQYCSDWYHLSKQLPGRELVENRGYSGRIRLSIPIDLATTSFTRILNYFCELYPDVEIDCAIASDYSQLAIESYDVAFIINELPLVDANYIVQKLATLESGLYISPCAMKAIGKPKSISDLANFPCISHASKTHWTFKGKQGHELFEVKRRFSIDSITAQLIAAKDHLGLVRLPKFYAKQSVANRELTEIHLDKPLQPFELFIVYQERTLLSRKVRTLIEFMKERKKELSDPEL encoded by the coding sequence ATGATGTTCTTAGCAACCGCAGAGTTAGGGAGTCTAAATGAGGCAGCAAAAGCTCATGGGATGAGCAAATCGAAATTTAGCAGGAGAATTTCTCAGCTAGAGGAAGACCTTGGGGTCAAACTGTTTCATCGTGTGAGCAACCGGCTACTACTCACTCAAGCAGGTATGGATTACCAACAGTACTGCTCAGATTGGTATCACCTTAGCAAGCAACTTCCAGGACGAGAATTAGTAGAAAATAGAGGGTATTCTGGACGGATTCGATTAAGTATACCTATTGATCTTGCCACCACATCTTTTACTCGTATCCTCAACTACTTCTGCGAACTCTATCCCGATGTCGAGATCGATTGCGCAATAGCATCGGATTATTCCCAACTAGCCATCGAATCTTATGATGTGGCTTTCATCATCAATGAGTTACCTTTAGTCGATGCTAATTATATCGTACAGAAGCTCGCGACGCTGGAAAGTGGCTTATATATTTCTCCGTGTGCGATGAAAGCGATAGGAAAGCCTAAATCGATTTCAGATTTAGCGAATTTCCCTTGTATCTCACATGCTTCAAAGACACATTGGACATTTAAGGGAAAACAAGGGCATGAGTTATTTGAAGTAAAGCGACGTTTTTCTATTGATAGCATTACCGCTCAGCTCATAGCTGCAAAAGACCATCTAGGACTGGTACGCCTACCCAAGTTTTACGCAAAACAGTCGGTAGCAAACAGAGAACTCACAGAAATTCATCTTGATAAACCTTTGCAGCCATTCGAGCTATTTATCGTTTACCAAGAGCGCACGCTGCTATCACGAAAAGTACGTACATTGATAGAGTTTATGAAGGAAAGAAAAAAGGAGCTGTCGGACCCTGAGCTGTAA
- a CDS encoding alpha/beta hydrolase, with protein sequence MTKQSLFFSALFVIKVCVVNASEIEEVSVPAESLKNAMVEQEKTQSALVYLPTDYRKKPHKKYPVVYFLHGFGGTAQGFFASSILEPNIKRSMDALVAKNRVSEMIVVVPDTNTMYRAAWYQNNRLTGDWADFIRTDLVDHIDIQYRTIKNPKSRALAGHSMGAYGAIDIGLANPDIFGSVIALSPPTGLLQPGDYALFKQFYDAQKQQMVSVESFDELPHFGQAIISMAALFTADENYKPTYLPESINRVAFEKLSGLALSNKLERYEDESFSMPIYTELGVKEGEEAVRDFTNFTKLYQAKGYEVKESLFEGGHLDKLYKRIDTALIFASENMLSN encoded by the coding sequence ATGACCAAACAATCACTGTTTTTCTCTGCCCTATTTGTAATAAAGGTATGCGTTGTAAATGCCAGCGAAATCGAAGAAGTTAGTGTTCCAGCCGAATCATTAAAAAACGCAATGGTAGAGCAGGAAAAGACACAAAGCGCGCTGGTATACTTGCCAACTGACTACAGAAAAAAGCCGCATAAAAAATACCCCGTTGTGTATTTTCTTCATGGCTTTGGTGGGACCGCACAGGGATTTTTTGCGTCTTCAATTCTGGAACCCAATATTAAACGCTCCATGGACGCTCTGGTTGCCAAAAATAGGGTGAGCGAAATGATCGTTGTGGTTCCGGATACAAACACCATGTACCGGGCCGCTTGGTATCAAAATAACCGGTTGACGGGAGACTGGGCCGACTTCATTCGAACTGATTTAGTTGATCATATAGATATTCAATACAGAACGATCAAAAATCCCAAAAGCCGTGCCCTTGCTGGCCACTCAATGGGTGCATATGGTGCCATCGATATAGGTCTGGCTAATCCAGATATTTTTGGTAGCGTAATAGCGCTTAGCCCACCTACTGGGCTGCTTCAGCCTGGAGACTATGCACTTTTTAAACAATTTTATGATGCACAAAAGCAGCAAATGGTGAGCGTTGAGTCGTTTGATGAACTTCCACATTTTGGACAGGCCATCATTTCGATGGCAGCGCTGTTTACTGCAGACGAAAACTATAAGCCTACCTACCTTCCAGAGAGTATTAACCGTGTGGCATTTGAAAAACTTAGTGGTTTAGCTCTGAGTAACAAGTTAGAACGTTATGAAGATGAGAGCTTTTCTATGCCTATTTACACAGAGCTTGGAGTTAAGGAAGGTGAAGAAGCGGTGAGAGATTTCACTAACTTCACAAAGCTATATCAAGCCAAAGGCTATGAAGTAAAAGAATCCCTTTTCGAAGGTGGGCACTTAGATAAACTCTATAAGAGAATTGATACAGCATTGATTTTTGCCAGCGAGAACATGCTGTCTAATTAG